CTGACCCACATTTACAgataattattttcaattaagatttcatgtttttccacaGAAGTCAAATGAAAGCGGTTTATACTGTGTTACAGTCTGCCTGCTAACttgagaagggggggggggttgttgtcAAACAAACTTGTTTTCAGGCCAGCATTTCACTGAATCATTTCCTGCTCTATACCTTCAGGTGTTTGTCACTTAGGATGAGACAGCTTTATCCACCTGACCAGAGCTGGTCTCAGACATGACGAGAGGATGACTGAAAATGGAGAGGACAGCAGCATCCATCAGTACTATGAGGCTCCTGACAAAGGAGATTCAGTTGTCAATGACAGCAGGCCACTCAAGACCTCCTTAGTAGATGTCAAACCCTGCAAGGAACACAATGATGCCCTTGAACTTGCTGctagaaacagagagggagagatcagTCCATACCAACCTCGGCCACCCTCACTACCCAGGCAGTCGAAGCCCAGTAAAAGTGGCTCAGCTGCGGAGACGGTGAGAAACAGGAGGCTGAGAAACAGCCAGGAGAGTCTGAGTGACCCGGCTGAGACTGGCTCCTCCACAGACTCACTTAAAGAGGACCAAACTGTTCCACCTCCAGGTGGGTTTGTCGTAAGTAGCGCTGCCCCCATCAGGAACCAGGACTCCAGTGCGAGACCCCACTCTGCTGTTACGACAGGATCTCCAGTCTTccgggagagagggagcagtcTCTCAGAGTATGACAGGAGGCCTCACAGCCAGCAGAGCGACCCCACAGACCACCGGATGCGGTCCGCCAAGATGCGTCTGTCTCCGGTGCAACCCACAGGGCCACTGCCCACTCTAGAGAAGAGCTTTGTGTCAGCCACTTTGAGGGCAGCTAATCGGATTGACAGGGATTGTTTGGATTATGCCGCACTGGCCAAAGAGAACCTCGGGGAGAGACTCCACAGGAATCTGAGCGACAGCCGGCTTCTGGAAAACATGGGGTCGGATAGTGCCTCTGTCAACTCCATGAGGTCCACCTATAGCGTGCTTAGCCCCATCAGACCTCAGGATGTGAGGAACAGGTACAGTAGGCTTTGGATACCATGTAGCAGATGTAGCTGGAGTCTTCTTCACACTGGGTGTGAGGGTCTTTAGTAAGGCTTACTCTTTGTGGTGTCAGAAGGCTATTAAGGTAACTAAGCTTGTAACTTACACATAGGCCAGTGACAACATGAAATCAGCCAAACTTGGAATtggatctgtgtgtttttatccttTGCATCATTAATAGTCATTTATTTGCACATGTAGCTTCCTTTGTCAGTAGAGTGTCAGTCTGAGCTTGGTCCAGGTTTCAACTACTTTATCCTTATGTTCAACAAAAAAAGCCTTTCTGTGCAGCTGTTACTGGTACACGAACAGTATCTACTACAAGGTTTTTAGTGTTGATCGTCCTTTTTGCTTGGAGCTGATAAGTGTATCACATCTGGACCTCGGTTCACTATCAGGACTGAGTGTTGAAGCAACACCAACAGACTGTTAATTTTGTCGTGAAACTAGGGCTCCAGACATTTACTCTTTGTGCGTGTGCAGTGCTCACATCTTTAAGAGAAAAGGAGAACATAATAGTGTGGAGGGGGATTAACACAGGATCAGAGGAGATGCTTGTTCAGCACAGTTTttgacaggaggaggagcaaaaaaaatcttgatACACAGTCAGAGCCCAGTAGGGAAATTATTGACTGAACATCTAAGACCATAGTGTGGCTTCCTGTTATAGGGAATATTAAGATTTAGTTGTAATCAGCTGAGTTAAAGGAGCCCTAAACCAACCACTGTGCAAACCAATAGAAGTGCTAATTTTCCTTTCCAACGTGTATTTTCTAGGAGCTTTCTGGAGGGCAGCGTGCTGGGCAGCGGTGCCCTGCTTGGGGCTGAGGAGCTGGACCGCTACTTCCCTGACAGGAGAGTGGGCCTCTACATCGCCACATGGAACATGCAGGGAGAGAGGGTACGAGGAAATCATGGCTCTGTAGCGTCTCAAGTCTTAACACTTCCTGCACAAGTTCAGGCACCAGTTGAGTAGTAACCAAGTTTCTATCATTTTCAGGGGCTACCGACCAACTTAGATGATCTTCTCCTTCCGACAGACTCTGAATTTGCACAAGACTTTTATATTATTGGGGTCCAGGAGGGCTGTCCTGACAGGTATGATGtaccttgtttgtttgttagttatGATAACTGAATAAAAGTGAGTTATTATGATTGTTTACTTGATCAGGGCTGTAAAGTTATACTGATGTGTGTGCAGGAGGGAGTGGGAGACGCGTCTTCAGGAGACTCTTGGCCCTTATTACGTCATGCTGTATGCAGCATCACATGGTGTTTTGTATCTCACTGTATTTGTCAGAAGAGACCTCATCTGGTTCTGCTCAGGTCAGTCCCACTTCACACAATACAGGAAATAGACATCAGTTCACGAGTGAATGAACTCCACTAGAGCTGAAACAGTCGATTAATCAAATAGTCGATTGACAGAAATAATTGGCAACtcatttataataatgataatcgTCAATATGCTTCAAATTTCTTAATCttaatattttgatttgatAGTTACACAGATGTGTGATGACATGTTGTCTTACATAATGACATAATGTCAGAATCAGATGCTAGATCATCATTACCGGCCAAAGGAGGATTTTGATGTGGTGACATGTTTCTTCTTTGTACACTGGCACATGCACAGGGTTTTGCGTTTGAATCTGTTTGATCTGACGCCAACCACaacatttgttctgttttaccCAAACAGAAGTGGAGCATGCCACAGTCACAACAAGGATCATCTCGCAGATCAAGACCAAAGGAGCTGTGGGAATTGCCTTTACCTTTTTTGGCACTTCCTTCCTTTTCATCACATCCCATTTTACCTGTGAGTACAAGGTTTTGCAGGTTAGTGAGGCTGCAGACTGAAGCAGTGACAACTGGCTTTTATCGGAGGGGCTGTAGATAGGATGGGTTGGAAATTTGTTCTGAAGTTAAGGAGGGATGTGGCAACTCAAAGAAAAAGTGTCAACAAAATGGAAATTGGCTTGAGAAGAAACATCATTTTTACTTCTTCAGCACACTGGCATGTCTAttgtaaataatacaatattacAAGATAATTCAATGAGAGGTGTCCATCGTATTACTTGCATTTAAACTTTGCAACATTGAAAGCTCACGATTCTAATTTCTTATTCTGTTCTTCCTCCAGCTGGAGACGCCAAGGTTTACGAGAGAATACTCGATTACAACAAGATCGTCGAGGCTCTAGCTCTTCCAAAAGGCCTTCCAGACACCAACCCTTACCGCTCCACACCGTGTAAGAATATTTTAACTCACCCTTTGTGAAAGATGTGATAAACCAAAAGAATTAGGTGGTGTTAGGATGGTGGTGTCTCTGCACCGAGTTGAAAATAATCGGTCAGATTTTAACAGCCACTGTGGTAAGCCTCATATTCCATGTTAAAACGTCATCATTCTCAAATGGGATACACGATATTTATGTAGTAATTTTCAAAAGACAAATATGTCTTAAAACAATGTAGTCCTTCACTGGATCCATGGCTGTAATGTGTAATGCTTAAGCCTCTCTCCAGTCACACCTTATTGTCCCAGCTTTAGTCCTGCTACTGAGAGctgaatataatttatacttACTTGATGTTGAAAACTTGCCTTCAATCTTTGAAAATCAAAGAATGTAATTTTTGATTGTAGCTGACGTCACCACAAGATTCGACCAGGTCTTCTGGTTTGGAGACTTTAACTTCCGGCTGAGTAAGGACCGCGTTGATGTGGAGACCCTCATGAACCACACAGGAGCCGGCAACATGGACACCCTGTTGGAGCATGACCAGCTCTCCAAGGAGATGAAGGATGGTATGTTTGCATGTAGGAGGCTAAATCTCAGTGAACACTTTTAGAACATTTTTTATAGAAGAAGCATGATGTGTTCGATTTAAGTCACCGTGAGAATGTGCTTCTGTTTCTCCAGGTTCGATCTTTAAAGGCTTTCAAGAGGCGACGATACACTTCCTCCCCACATACAAATTCGACATCGGCTGCGACATCTACGACACTACTTCTAAACAGAGAACGCCTTCATAcacagtaagacaaaaaaaagaaaaccaaactaCACATGACTAAAGATAATCACATGCTCTGTTAATTGCCAAAAGAAGCCAAACTTTTGGCAGAAGAAACTTTTTATTACTCTTATTAAGCTGCTGTAATCGAAGTCTTAACTGGCCAGAGCAGGGCTCAACGTCTCTGTTGGTGTTCACAGGACAGGATCCTGTTCAGGAACAGGCAAGCCGATGACATAAAAGTGGTCAAGTACACCAGCTGCTCCAGCATCAAGACCTCAGACCATCGGCCCGTCATCGGCGTCTTCCAGGTCAAACTGAGACCAGGCAGAGACAAGTGAGTCACAGATAGTTTTAGTGGCATCATGAATTAATTCATTCAATCCCTTTCAACTTGACTCttaattgctgttttttaaGGGCGTAAGTGTGGTCTCACCTTTGGTAGGGACACAACAACCCGACCACCTCTCCAAATTAAGAGGACTTTTTAATGAtgtcaaccaaatggtttatttacATACAAGATCTGAAGTTACATTGAGAAATgtattgatatttaaaaaaaaaacctatgcAGTATCAGATCAAAGACTAAAACTTCTCATGTGTTTTATAATAAGTTAATATCAGAATAGGCATTACATTAAATATAAGTTAGTATTTTACAATTAATTCAGAAAAGTGTATATTTAATCacacttcatcatcattttaaaacctcACCTAAAACCCTGAAGCTGCACCTGTTTCCTCACCAGCCTGCTCTACTTCTCTGGTCTGCTGctcttcatgaaggaggatttactgcaggactcTTGTATTAGACTAAGTTTTATCTATATGTTCCTAAAAAACTGACAACTGAATGTATATTAGTAATAATCAGTTGTATGCACAGACTGAAAAGTCCCTGACTGAAGTTAGTTGGTTGATTTCAGTGCAGAACTGATACCCATGGTAAACTAAAGGTGctctttattttaataatcatatATTATCACCATAACATGTTTTACccttccccttttaaaatgtaacacgTTTAATCAGAGGCATTTTAACTGACtcactttgtacttttatttcagaACATTTTTAGTGATTTTACTTCCACTGCAGCAAAACTTCTGTTCAGTAACGGTAGAAACTGACCGTTGACGTGCTGACGTCACCATAGTGTCTCATCTACAGTCGTTGGAGTTTCTCTTACTGGTAGCTTTCATTGCTGCTCTATCTaaacagttaatgttgctgttttcttcatcaaagTGACTAACTACATGCTGTACATCTAAACTTACACTAGgtctgctccagcacccagagctctctgcttCCTTTTAGCGACTTTCACTAATTCAACAGTTGTTTGCATGCTGTTCAGAtgtgctagttacttta
This genomic window from Seriola aureovittata isolate HTS-2021-v1 ecotype China chromosome 5, ASM2101889v1, whole genome shotgun sequence contains:
- the inpp5e gene encoding phosphatidylinositol polyphosphate 5-phosphatase type IV; translated protein: MTENGEDSSIHQYYEAPDKGDSVVNDSRPLKTSLVDVKPCKEHNDALELAARNREGEISPYQPRPPSLPRQSKPSKSGSAAETVRNRRLRNSQESLSDPAETGSSTDSLKEDQTVPPPGGFVVSSAAPIRNQDSSARPHSAVTTGSPVFRERGSSLSEYDRRPHSQQSDPTDHRMRSAKMRLSPVQPTGPLPTLEKSFVSATLRAANRIDRDCLDYAALAKENLGERLHRNLSDSRLLENMGSDSASVNSMRSTYSVLSPIRPQDVRNRSFLEGSVLGSGALLGAEELDRYFPDRRVGLYIATWNMQGERGLPTNLDDLLLPTDSEFAQDFYIIGVQEGCPDRREWETRLQETLGPYYVMLYAASHGVLYLTVFVRRDLIWFCSEVEHATVTTRIISQIKTKGAVGIAFTFFGTSFLFITSHFTSGDAKVYERILDYNKIVEALALPKGLPDTNPYRSTPSDVTTRFDQVFWFGDFNFRLSKDRVDVETLMNHTGAGNMDTLLEHDQLSKEMKDGSIFKGFQEATIHFLPTYKFDIGCDIYDTTSKQRTPSYTDRILFRNRQADDIKVVKYTSCSSIKTSDHRPVIGVFQVKLRPGRDNIPLGAGQFDRGLYLEGIRRRITRELKRREAMKNQGSSTICAIS